The DNA window AAACTCTTTAAGATTTGTTTGATATGGGatgttttagatttttattcagtttattatttttctttctttttttttatctatctcATCACTATTTTGATCCATCAAATTActctttatttaatatcttcactcttattttttatctcatCTATGTATATATACATGGTAGAATGACCATTTAActtgaaaatattgattttaaaaaaaaagttaaaataaataatttatccaaaaCCCAAGATTAAAAAGCTCTAAGCTGAAGTTTGAGACATGACAATAGGGTCGTGGTAAATAACTCATGAGAATAAACTATGGTTCAAAAAGAAAAGTTCATACATTGTAGTTTGTTCTTATTTATACCTGTGATTAGGTTTTGCTTTCAATTAAGTACATGCTTCATTCACTGacttcttaattaaattttcgtGTAAATGATACATGTAGGAATTTTGATGCTTGAATATGTTTCTAATTCATTAGTTTTAAGTTTTTCTTTGAAATATATGTAcaatttactattatttttacttttatatacaaTGTAATGTCAATTTTTTACAAAGTTTTTgagaatatcaaaattttgaaacaggttattgaattaaaaaaaaagtgtgcaAGAAGGTGACCCGGGTTATTTTAACATCAAATCaccaaatttgtattaaaaacaaaaacaacattgcAATTATTGAGAAATTAAGCTAAGGAATGCATATTTACAAAGAAAGATGACTATGTACATAAACTGATGAACCTAATAAGTAAAGAGAAGTCAAGATGGTGCAGAAGCATCACATGGTTTATATAAGAAATGAGAATGTTCTTCTTCGCCAAGCAATAGTGACCTTAAAATGAGTTCACAAGTATCCTTATCGTACACCAGCAGATGACCTCCTTGAGTGACTTCATGGTACTTAACCCATGGCAACTTTTGGGACACAAATCTCTGCAACTCCATTGGCACCACCTTGTCTTCACACCCTTGCCATATGTGAACAGAGGATGAAGAACATTTGTCTTTGTCTTTCGAGAATGGGTTCGTCAGGGCCAAAGGATCAAAGTCCCATTGGCTGAAAGCCACTATGAAGTCGCGTCTTATGGAGTCAAACACCCCTTTCTTATGCAGTTTATCCTGTGGAACATGTAAAGAGTCAGAGGAAACAGAGTAATTCACCATTATTTACTAAGAAATGATGACATGAAAGATGAAATTAaggatatcatcatcatcacctgACTAAGTAATTTAAATCCTTGGGTGTTGCTCAAGACCTCCAAATCCTTATTACTGAAAAAAGTGGGATTTTTGTCTAAAACATTAACAGAGGAAGGGAAAGGGAGCCACTTCTGAGTTAGCCACCAGTGTAATAACCTAGGCGTATGGTTGGCAGCCATAAGCGTCCAACGCGATAAATTTCTTCTGAAATCATCTTCTATCAGATGTTTTGGAAGTGAAGGCCAATTATAGTTTATCATTGGCACCACCATAGCCACACCAGCTAGCCTACAACACAAAAATTATACCAAAATCAACAAGTTAATGACCAATGACCGATTCAATTCGCACTTAAAACTGCTTAcaagttaaaaaaatgtaataatgaATTTGCCTTTGGGGAATTGTTTTGAGACAACTCCATGCCGGATAAGAACCAAGGGACACGGCAACAACATAGAACTTATGTCCCAATTCCATCTGATCCGCGAGTTGTTGAATGTCGGACGCCTCACTCTTTATGGTTCGTTTCGGGTGGGGATCACTTTCTCCATATCCAGCCCGGTCATATAGAAGAACGTATATCTTTAGTTCATCCATTAGCTCCTGTCATCAATTACCAATTAATAAACCTATGACACATTCATTCACACATTCACAATCATTTCTCATGAATCCAAGTTATCCAACATTATACCTGAGAAACCATAAAGTTCATTTCCTTAGAGCTTCCAAATCCATGGATGATAATTACTCTGTAATCTGATTTGTTCTTAGGAACGCCTATCTCCTTGTAAGCTAAGTACCTTCCATCATTGAGTTTGATCATCCTCGAGCGGTCAGTTGTTGTAGAAGAAGATTCCGATATAGAATCAGAGTTTTCTGCAGGAGCTGTGATGGAAGATTTGTTTGCATGGTATGCCACTCCAATGCAACCCAAGAAGATGGATGTCACCGATCTTATAAAACGCATCTCGCCGGAAAAGGATTAGTAGTCCTGACCTGAGTTATGAATAAACAGAGAATGTGTGTTTTAGTTTggaatgaaataataataataataataatagtttggATCATCCAGGTATATGCTCTGTTATAGAAACCAAATGGTGGGCATCTTTTGTTTCACGGCTTAAGACATATGACATGGAATGGGACATTGAGATTTAAGAATATCGGTATCTTTGTTTTTGGATGATACCCATTCTTTCTCATTTCTCTTCAGAATATTCTTTAGaatcaaattttctcaaatctaCATATAAATGGATCTTTTTCAACATGATGCCTAGGTAGGTTCTTTAATCACGCATGTTTATTTGTGTTGCATTTAGTTTTAATTAGGATGTAcgtaattattatttatatatatactttttaaaatgatcataaaaggtaaaaatttataaaagacaGTTTAAGGCCTTTTcggtttttaattatttaaataattcaaaaaattaaatataatcttattgttcttttcatttattaaatcatttaattcattaatcaaaatactaaaatatattttatttaaaattataattttttattttatttatatatattaatactatttaaatcattttactaaaaacaaacttttttttttctcttttcaaatGATTCAAATAACCACAGTTGAATAGGATAGTGCCGAACCCAAGTTCAAGGAAGCTAGGTCATGAATTTAGGATAATCCCCTATGTCTAAATGACatttttagttggatatttgttaattattttttaattttaatatatatatatatatatatatatatatatatatatatatatatatatatattattaacaattaagaatgaaaacaaagactaaaaacaagaatatccaaatattatatataacttttaattttatttaaaagataaaagaaaaaatcaattaaataaaaggaaaataacCGAACTAGTTCCTCCACTAAAGTGAAAATCGAATGACATGACGCAATCTGgccgaaaaaataacaaaatttttctataatatcatttatcttttttctaactagagatataattatatctctttCTAAATTTTTCtccctcattaaaaaaataaaaaaatagatatattaagaaatataagttgagtgaatatataaatttgatccCCTCTTTTAGCCTAGtggcaataagaggtggatatcccccaggcctccatgaggtcctgggttcgagcctgtCAGGCGGCAAGTTATGCGCCTGgtgcgcctggttaattggttaagtatgtttgcgggctatgtacttaacccgcggggattagtcgcactccataagagcagcggaacccagcgttctcaaaaaatatatatatatatatatatataaatttgtaaaagaaatatATGTTAGAACAATAAATCTGGTCACATAAACACTAAACTTGTGAtgtcctaattaatattttcattaataaaataattaattacattttaacTAGTTATTAATTGTGATATAATGGAGGTCATGCCTACGCTAGGCGTAGGTAGGTCGTGATAGTGACATTTGAACTCTGAGTGTTGGAATCGAAGAAGCcaaaatgagaataaataattttctccTTAAGTTCGGTTCGGCAGCATAaggaattaataattaattaattaatcaataaaaatgataatttgcAATTCTCTTTTTTCAATTCAAAAGTATAGGGgtatgtttattcatatatttggTTTTCTTGGAAgcatttaatttgttataattttggaaatatTTAAAGATGGAGTCAACATGAGTTAATAAACAACAAATTCAAACACTAtgacaaataaaagaaatgagaaaTGTACTTTGAAAAGTTTGAACATGAGATATAATACACTGTATGGCGGTGATTCAATTAAAACATCTTAAGTTGAACCACTAATTAAAGATGGATAAGATCTATgctaatttctaaaataaattcaaaatatttacaaaataatttgatcatcAATGGAGACTTGACAGCGTGTTTTAAGTGGGACATGTTTGGTTGAGATCAACATGACAATTTCACTATGTAAATTAGGATTTTTGTGGTTCTTAAACTTTTTCATTGAGAGTCATGATGCGTGGTGTAGATTTGCTTTAAAGTAGGTTTGGAGGGtggaattgaaattaatattgaaattctaattccacTTTAATTAGAATTGAgattaaattgaaattcaaatttttataatt is part of the Impatiens glandulifera chromosome 1, dImpGla2.1, whole genome shotgun sequence genome and encodes:
- the LOC124921135 gene encoding uncharacterized protein LOC124921135, which codes for MVNYSVSSDSLHVPQDKLHKKGVFDSIRRDFIVAFSQWDFDPLALTNPFSKDKDKCSSSSVHIWQGCEDKVVPMELQRFVSQKLPWVKYHEVTQGGHLLVYDKDTCELILRSLLLGEEEHSHFLYKPCDASAPS
- the LOC124920506 gene encoding uncharacterized protein LOC124920506, with product MRFIRSVTSIFLGCIGVAYHANKSSITAPAENSDSISESSSTTTDRSRMIKLNDGRYLAYKEIGVPKNKSDYRVIIIHGFGSSKEMNFMVSQELMDELKIYVLLYDRAGYGESDPHPKRTIKSEASDIQQLADQMELGHKFYVVAVSLGSYPAWSCLKTIPQRLAGVAMVVPMINYNWPSLPKHLIEDDFRRNLSRWTLMAANHTPRLLHWWLTQKWLPFPSSVNVLDKNPTFFSNKDLEVLSNTQGFKLLSQVMMMISLISSFMSSFLSK